In Dama dama isolate Ldn47 chromosome 20, ASM3311817v1, whole genome shotgun sequence, a single window of DNA contains:
- the LOC133040050 gene encoding proteasome activator complex subunit 3-like codes for MWPRRHREWSACGSASAACQSAGTLGRHFSLAGPGLLGVGGGTGSPNPYPLQHSTPLAVMASPLKLEQDMQGKVDSFRARIAQEAEDLVSTFFPQKLSELDSRVQELRLQDLSRIRSVPAPESLIAPDTAGDGPNRDPPPLQTQPSIKVLALPSGEGQLLRSNQHLVELIERVKPEIELLREKCNTVRMWVQLLIPKVEDGNNFGVSIQEDTVDQLWTVESTAASYLRRFSTYYNTRAKLLSKIVKYPQVEDYRRTVAEVDENEYLSVRQILLHVRNQYATLHDVILKNIEKIKTPRSTNTDNLY; via the coding sequence ATGTGGCCAAGGCGCCATCGGGAGTGGTCAGCGTGTGGCTCCGCCTCCGCCGCGTGCCAGTCCGCAGGGACCCTGGGACGTCACTTCAGCCTAGCGGGCCCTGGTCtgttgggagttggtggtggcACCGGAAGCCCAAACCCGTATCCGCTCCAACATTCGACGCCCCTGGCGGTCATGGCTTCTCCGCTGAAGCTAGAGCAGGACATGCAGGGGAAAGTAGATTCATTTCGGGCCCGCATCGCCCAGGAGGCCGAGGATCTAGTGTCCACCTTCTTCCCTCAGAAGCTCTCGGAGCTAGATAGTCGGGTCCAGGAGCTCCGCCTGCAAGACTTGTCCAGAATCCGTTCAGTGCCAGCCCCAGAGAGCCTCATTGCCCCAGACACTGCTGGTGATGGGCCCAACCGGGACCCGCCGCCTCTGCAGACCCAGCCCTCCATCAAGGTACTAGCACTGCCCAGCGGCGAGGGACAGCTTCTGCGAAGCAACCAGCATCTGGTGGAGTTGATTGAGCGTGTGAAGCCTGAGATCGAGCTGCTGAGAGAGAAATGCAACACTGTGCGGATGTGGGTGCAGCTCCTCATCCCAAAGGTGGAGGACGGCAACAACTTCGGAGTGTCCATCCAGGAAGACACCGTGGACCAGCTGTGGACCGTGGAGAGCACAGCAGCCTCCTATCTACGCCGCTTCTCCACCTACTACAACACCCGGGCCAAGCTGTTGTCCAAGATAGTGAAATACCCCCAGGTGGAAGATTATCGCCGCACCGTAGCGGAGGTCGACGAAAATGAGTACCTGAGTGTGCGCCAGATTCTGCTCCACGTACGGAACCAGTATGCcactttgcatgatgtaatcCTCAAAAACATCGAGAAGATCAAGACCCCTCGGAGCACCAACACCGACAACCTTTACTGA